Proteins encoded in a region of the Acidobacteriota bacterium genome:
- a CDS encoding phosphoribosyltransferase, whose translation MVDLVPSPESVMDILKETGAYRRGHFVYPSGKHASHYFQMPLAFRYYDNARVLSVGLSRLFRMQKAISSRLPNVSVISPSAGGIMVSFGVREALGADQIYWAEMEEGKRQFRQYIGQGDVYPAIIVDDIVRSGRAIQETIDLVKEVGSEVIGIGTIVRFEDSPNDFDGIPLKSLMSFDVNFYENGEEWSTSRSASDAPEERVRA comes from the coding sequence ATGGTTGATCTCGTACCTTCGCCGGAATCCGTAATGGACATCCTAAAGGAAACCGGTGCTTACCGCCGGGGCCACTTTGTTTACCCGAGCGGGAAACACGCCTCGCACTATTTTCAGATGCCGCTGGCATTTCGCTATTACGACAACGCCCGCGTGCTTTCAGTGGGCCTGAGCAGGCTCTTTCGAATGCAAAAGGCCATCTCAAGCCGATTGCCGAACGTTTCTGTGATCAGCCCAAGCGCAGGCGGCATCATGGTCTCGTTCGGCGTTCGAGAGGCACTCGGGGCCGATCAGATCTATTGGGCCGAGATGGAAGAAGGCAAACGGCAGTTTCGGCAATATATCGGCCAGGGCGACGTTTACCCGGCGATAATCGTTGACGACATCGTCCGCTCAGGGCGGGCCATCCAGGAAACGATCGACCTGGTAAAAGAAGTCGGCTCGGAGGTGATCGGCATCGGCACGATCGTCCGCTTTGAGGATTCGCCAAATGATTTCGACGGCATACCGCTGAAATCGCTGATGAGCTTCGATGTAAATTTCTACGAAAACGGCGAAGAGTGGAGCACCTCGCGGAGCGCCTCAGATGCGCCCGAAGAACGCGTTCGCGCTTAG
- a CDS encoding NUDIX hydrolase: MIRRLIKLSWKRLPPAARKRIVRLTQPRFTASAAAVVVNSEGEVLLLEHLLRPYSGWGFPGGFIDHGESPSAAVIREVREETGIEIADVRLVEVRTVDRHLEFIYSARGEGPGQVLSNEILDLRWFAVSEVPEGLTRRERRILEKVLDGED, translated from the coding sequence TTGATACGACGGCTGATAAAACTTTCCTGGAAACGCCTGCCGCCGGCGGCTCGCAAACGTATCGTCCGGCTGACGCAGCCGCGGTTTACAGCTTCGGCGGCGGCGGTTGTAGTTAACAGCGAAGGCGAGGTGCTCCTTCTTGAGCATCTCCTCAGGCCATATTCGGGGTGGGGCTTTCCCGGCGGATTTATCGACCACGGCGAATCACCGTCAGCGGCAGTTATCCGCGAGGTTCGCGAGGAAACGGGTATTGAGATCGCGGACGTCCGGTTAGTTGAGGTCCGGACGGTTGACCGCCATTTAGAGTTTATCTACAGTGCCCGCGGGGAAGGCCCGGGCCAGGTGCTTAGCAACGAGATACTCGACCTTCGCTGGTTCGCCGTAAGCGAGGTTCCCGAAGGGCTTACTCGACGTGAGCGTCGTATACTCGAAAAGGTTCTTGATGGGGAAGATTGA
- a CDS encoding 1-acyl-sn-glycerol-3-phosphate acyltransferase, giving the protein MTDRAKELTFRDVVINRRGGLTYRFLLTVFGGALHLFFRRIETVNAESVPEGTGVIFVLNHPNGLIDPALVFVALPRRIAFLAKSTLFRMPVISFLLKTVEALPVYRRIDPGEDITKNFDTFEAAHRRLREGGSIALFPEGVSHNSPKLLPMKTGAARIALGAVAVGEGIEPITLRIVPVGLYYSNKTTFRSEALLHFGESFEVVPAELDADGQPSREAVRELTDRIENALREVTLNAENDAELAAAAFAEQIFRTTLETDDLRSRLAFKQKYIEAEDPDGDAEGGSRLERSLNSFAAKLHAAGLEPEHLSLANLTRGFVIRRAIVGTWYLLMLSPVAIIGTILHFPAYQLSKLFSHLITRHGADDVASTVKVLAGIVFMPLTWLIGAGFAFYFYGWEWALLSLPLAFLSGYVALVSLESFVELSGWGRAILRFFFDRDGFLRLYVERREIQQELSRLDAENTKDG; this is encoded by the coding sequence ATGACCGACCGAGCGAAAGAGCTGACCTTCAGAGACGTCGTCATTAACCGCCGCGGAGGCCTGACCTATCGCTTTCTCCTCACCGTTTTCGGCGGAGCACTGCACCTCTTTTTCCGCCGGATCGAGACCGTAAACGCCGAGAGTGTCCCCGAAGGCACGGGCGTTATCTTCGTCCTCAATCACCCAAATGGCCTGATCGACCCCGCACTTGTTTTCGTCGCGCTACCGCGGCGGATCGCCTTTCTAGCAAAGTCCACGCTCTTTCGAATGCCGGTCATCTCGTTCCTGCTAAAGACGGTCGAGGCTTTGCCGGTCTATCGCCGCATCGACCCCGGCGAGGACATTACGAAGAACTTCGACACATTTGAGGCTGCCCATCGCCGGCTCCGCGAGGGCGGATCGATCGCCCTTTTCCCCGAGGGCGTCTCGCACAATTCGCCGAAGCTTCTGCCGATGAAGACCGGAGCAGCGCGTATCGCTCTCGGGGCCGTCGCGGTTGGCGAGGGCATCGAGCCGATAACGCTCCGCATCGTCCCGGTCGGGCTTTACTACAGCAATAAGACCACGTTTAGAAGCGAAGCACTGCTTCACTTTGGCGAGTCGTTCGAAGTCGTTCCGGCTGAACTTGACGCGGATGGCCAGCCTTCCCGCGAGGCCGTTCGCGAACTCACCGACCGCATTGAGAACGCCCTTCGCGAGGTAACGCTCAACGCCGAAAACGACGCCGAGCTCGCCGCCGCGGCCTTTGCCGAGCAGATCTTCCGCACAACGCTCGAGACGGACGACCTCCGCTCCCGCCTCGCGTTCAAACAGAAATACATCGAGGCAGAAGATCCCGACGGCGACGCCGAGGGCGGTTCGCGTCTGGAACGCAGTCTGAACAGCTTTGCCGCAAAGCTACACGCGGCAGGGCTTGAGCCCGAGCATCTTTCGCTCGCGAATCTTACCCGCGGCTTCGTCATCCGCCGGGCCATCGTCGGCACATGGTATCTGCTGATGCTATCGCCGGTTGCTATCATCGGCACTATACTTCACTTTCCGGCGTATCAGCTCTCAAAGCTCTTCTCGCATCTGATCACGCGACACGGAGCGGACGATGTCGCCTCGACCGTAAAGGTGCTCGCGGGCATCGTCTTTATGCCGCTGACCTGGCTGATCGGTGCGGGCTTTGCTTTTTACTTTTATGGGTGGGAATGGGCGTTGCTTAGCCTTCCGCTTGCGTTCCTCAGCGGCTACGTCGCCCTGGTCTCGCTTGAGAGTTTTGTCGAATTGAGCGGTTGGGGGCGGGCGATCCTTCGCTTCTTCTTTGACCGCGACGGCTTCCTGCGGCTTTACGTCGAACGGCGCGAGATCCAGCAGGAGCTTTCAAGACTCGACGCCGAAAACACGAAGGACGGCTGA
- a CDS encoding S9 family peptidase: MRTFARFASLLLAVTFFTAAAYPQYTWSPELQVKLKGLGSPEISPDGRRVVYTVNEAVMTAEKSEFITHIWMANTDGSDNRQITFGDKSATNPQWSPDGSMIAFTSNRKDNRNQIYVLRVAGGEAEQITDGKGAVGNFEWSPDGRSFAFTMTDPRTDEEEKDGKARNDFRWVDENVKLARLYLTPLAADAAGKREVKKIGDVGRHVTAFDWSPDGKRIAFAHVKSPVVDFWPTSDISIVDVSSGSVSVLAATEAAEANPIFSPNGNFIAASVSDLPVRWAQSNRIAIYPTGGGAPRKLSASHDGQPNLLAWHQDSSGILFTEARGTGTALYDANIDSGTIQMMDNQDAVISSPFAGKDGWYAFVKQTSDSPPEVFVGRQDVMEARKVSNANAEYAKYTVPRTDVIKWKSKDGSEIEGLLTYPMGYTAGTKVPLILNIHGGPAGVFNRNYVGGRGAYPLASLAAKGYAVLRPNPRGSSGYGVEFRRANIRDWGGMDYEDLMTGVDHVIAMGVADANRLGVMGWSYGGYMTSMIITKTDRFKVASAGAPVTNLMSFNGTADIPSFVPDYFEAEFWNDPAVYAKHSAMFNIKNAKTPTLIQHGENDIRVPISQGYELYVALKRRGVPTRMIVLPRQPHGIQEPRLQIATMQSNLDWFEKYLK; the protein is encoded by the coding sequence ATGAGAACCTTTGCCCGCTTTGCGTCGTTGCTACTTGCCGTCACTTTTTTTACCGCTGCCGCCTACCCGCAATACACGTGGAGTCCGGAGCTCCAGGTGAAGTTAAAAGGACTCGGTTCGCCGGAGATCTCGCCGGATGGCCGAAGGGTCGTTTACACCGTCAACGAAGCAGTAATGACCGCCGAAAAGAGCGAGTTCATCACCCATATCTGGATGGCCAATACCGATGGCAGCGACAATCGGCAGATCACCTTTGGCGACAAGTCAGCCACCAACCCTCAGTGGTCGCCGGATGGCTCGATGATCGCCTTCACTTCGAACCGAAAGGATAATCGCAATCAGATCTACGTTCTGCGGGTCGCGGGCGGCGAGGCCGAGCAAATAACGGACGGCAAAGGTGCCGTGGGCAATTTCGAATGGTCACCTGACGGCCGCTCGTTCGCCTTTACGATGACTGACCCGCGAACCGATGAAGAGGAAAAGGACGGCAAGGCCCGAAACGATTTCCGCTGGGTCGATGAGAACGTAAAGCTTGCCCGGCTGTATCTAACGCCGCTCGCGGCCGATGCCGCCGGCAAACGCGAGGTGAAAAAGATCGGCGATGTCGGCCGCCACGTAACTGCGTTCGATTGGTCGCCGGACGGCAAACGGATCGCGTTCGCTCACGTAAAGTCGCCGGTCGTCGATTTTTGGCCTACCTCTGATATTTCTATCGTCGATGTAAGCTCGGGCTCGGTTTCAGTGCTTGCCGCCACCGAAGCGGCCGAGGCTAACCCGATTTTCTCGCCAAACGGTAATTTTATCGCTGCCTCGGTCAGCGATCTTCCGGTCCGCTGGGCGCAAAGTAATCGCATCGCCATCTACCCCACGGGCGGTGGCGCGCCGCGAAAGCTCTCAGCTTCACATGACGGCCAGCCGAACCTTCTCGCCTGGCATCAGGACAGCAGCGGCATTCTTTTTACCGAAGCTCGCGGAACAGGCACAGCACTTTACGATGCGAATATCGATTCCGGCACGATCCAGATGATGGACAATCAGGACGCCGTGATCAGCTCCCCATTTGCCGGCAAAGACGGCTGGTACGCCTTCGTTAAGCAGACGTCTGATTCACCGCCTGAGGTGTTCGTCGGCCGACAAGACGTAATGGAGGCTCGAAAGGTCTCCAACGCGAATGCCGAGTACGCAAAGTACACGGTTCCGCGGACCGACGTCATCAAATGGAAGAGCAAGGACGGCAGCGAGATCGAAGGGCTCCTGACCTATCCGATGGGCTATACGGCGGGCACCAAGGTTCCGCTGATCCTGAATATCCACGGCGGGCCTGCCGGCGTCTTTAACCGGAATTATGTCGGCGGCCGCGGCGCCTATCCGCTCGCCTCTCTTGCTGCTAAGGGCTACGCCGTCCTCAGGCCCAATCCGCGTGGATCGTCGGGCTACGGCGTCGAATTTCGCCGGGCGAACATCCGCGATTGGGGCGGGATGGATTACGAGGACCTGATGACCGGGGTCGACCACGTAATCGCGATGGGCGTCGCCGACGCAAACCGGCTTGGCGTAATGGGCTGGAGCTACGGCGGTTACATGACATCGATGATCATCACCAAGACCGACCGCTTCAAGGTGGCCTCGGCCGGGGCACCGGTGACGAATCTGATGAGCTTTAACGGCACGGCGGATATTCCCTCGTTCGTCCCCGATTATTTCGAGGCGGAGTTTTGGAACGACCCAGCCGTTTACGCAAAGCACTCCGCGATGTTCAACATCAAGAACGCCAAGACCCCAACGCTGATCCAGCACGGCGAGAACGACATCCGCGTGCCGATCTCGCAGGGCTATGAGCTTTACGTTGCGCTAAAACGCCGCGGCGTGCCGACACGGATGATCGTTCTTCCGCGCCAGCCGCACGGCATTCAAGAACCGCGGCTCCAGATCGCGACGATGCAAAGCAACCTCGACTGGTTCGAAAAATACCTTAAGTGA
- a CDS encoding VCBS repeat-containing protein, giving the protein MTRIILFVSVVLLTGGTLSGQEPIIPIVQGSYLVGGTQGGKWLKPARVPLGASPKFRSVRNDADDKTILIGRTNEKWGACDENRIVRFDSGDEPVDELPGLFIGERANWNLIPRRPVKSESGDPAIINAVATFLRSKGIRKSPTRITEALSIDLDGDGNAEEIITGYYYRRWEEFALSAGDYSFALLRVGSGRAMQNILLDGQFLDERVLADYAEHSVVAVADMNGDGRMEIAIKSTHSESDRQMLFEFQRGKAVMLFDESCGG; this is encoded by the coding sequence ATGACCCGCATCATCTTATTTGTTTCGGTTGTGCTCCTGACCGGCGGCACGCTTTCGGGGCAGGAACCGATCATCCCGATCGTGCAGGGAAGCTACCTTGTCGGCGGAACACAGGGCGGAAAATGGCTAAAGCCCGCTCGCGTGCCTCTTGGGGCATCGCCGAAGTTTCGCTCCGTTCGAAACGACGCCGACGACAAAACGATCCTAATTGGCCGAACCAACGAGAAATGGGGCGCGTGTGATGAAAACAGGATCGTTCGGTTCGACAGCGGAGATGAGCCTGTTGACGAGCTGCCCGGGCTCTTTATCGGTGAAAGAGCCAACTGGAATTTGATCCCTCGCCGGCCGGTTAAGTCGGAAAGCGGGGACCCCGCCATAATCAATGCGGTCGCAACATTTCTGCGTTCGAAAGGCATTCGAAAGTCGCCGACACGCATCACGGAAGCTCTTTCCATCGATCTTGACGGCGACGGCAACGCCGAAGAGATCATCACCGGCTATTACTATCGGCGATGGGAGGAATTTGCCCTTTCAGCGGGCGATTATTCGTTCGCACTGCTTCGCGTCGGTTCGGGCCGGGCAATGCAGAATATACTTTTGGACGGCCAGTTTCTCGACGAACGCGTCCTCGCAGATTATGCCGAGCATTCCGTCGTCGCGGTTGCAGACATGAACGGCGACGGACGGATGGAGATCGCGATCAAGTCCACTCATTCGGAGAGCGATCGCCAGATGCTCTTCGAGTTTCAAAGAGGCAAGGCTGTAATGCTCTTTGACGAATCGTGCGGCGGCTAA
- a CDS encoding PD40 domain-containing protein, whose protein sequence is MERLSAAQFRFGEFELDGERRTLTHAGREIPMKAKAFDLLCYLVENRGKQLTKSEILDGVWPGQFVEENNLSVQISALRKILGTQNGGGQFVVTIPGKGYAFVAKVEERGVEHNELIIETHSRSQVVIEEEIVSSSYEGAAERTQLPSRKRIGSSTRTRAVLVGVVALLFTGAAYFYFGTPQQSEAGGSLELTKVTSTGRITNVAGSADGVYAVFSQTEPGGESLWLHHLATGAQQRIMPPTETRFVGLAVTPDNNFIYATTFSANIADPKLLRMPILGGPIEEIKGITTGASVSFSPDGRQMAFTRSRSSEKQTQLLIADADGSNMRVLLGADYGKRSFANFSASPVAWSPDGTTIAAAINEHDEAGGSRIILVDPREGDEISVADHRWDIIENLTWTNAENIAFIAHSIEPSASQIWTIAVRTGAATQVTNDLNAYNWLASSGGKLLAVQKRPTSTVEIFEIDEKAKRGTGREILRESGLIELVDFGPEGEVLYLSHASGRRELWQIEADGSGQQQLTVNANPTFGMAVSPVDGSIVFAATEDGKHFLKIADKGGKNLRKLSEGPEDMFPSFSPDGRSVVFQRGLRSLPLVAERIDLNDGSRTPVGESYAARPRVSPDGSTIAYYFIDTETDGRWKIGLMSSDEGKFLGKLTIPRTIEERQLRWHPSGNSIGQIVYDGDDVGLLLIPINGGEAVQIAGLGSGRTNSFNWSKDGKRIVISNTQHSQDVVRISY, encoded by the coding sequence ATGGAAAGACTCTCGGCAGCACAGTTCAGGTTCGGTGAGTTCGAACTCGACGGTGAGCGCCGAACGTTGACGCACGCCGGACGCGAGATCCCGATGAAGGCAAAGGCATTCGACCTGCTTTGCTATTTGGTCGAGAACCGCGGCAAACAGTTGACGAAATCCGAGATCCTGGACGGCGTTTGGCCCGGCCAATTTGTCGAGGAAAACAATCTTTCCGTACAAATATCCGCGCTTCGAAAGATACTCGGCACCCAGAATGGCGGCGGGCAGTTCGTCGTGACCATTCCGGGGAAAGGCTATGCGTTTGTGGCGAAGGTCGAAGAACGCGGCGTCGAACATAACGAACTAATTATTGAGACCCACAGCCGGTCGCAGGTCGTGATCGAGGAAGAGATCGTTTCTTCGAGCTATGAAGGCGCGGCCGAGCGGACGCAACTGCCATCTCGAAAGCGAATAGGATCGAGCACACGAACCAGGGCCGTACTCGTGGGCGTTGTGGCACTTCTTTTCACCGGCGCGGCGTATTTCTATTTTGGGACTCCGCAGCAGAGCGAAGCCGGCGGCTCGCTTGAGCTGACAAAAGTGACGTCGACCGGACGGATCACAAATGTCGCAGGATCGGCGGACGGAGTGTACGCGGTTTTTTCGCAGACCGAACCTGGCGGTGAAAGCCTGTGGCTTCACCATCTGGCAACCGGTGCGCAGCAACGAATAATGCCGCCAACTGAGACGCGTTTCGTGGGCCTCGCCGTGACTCCGGACAATAATTTCATCTACGCGACAACATTTTCTGCCAATATCGCAGACCCAAAATTGCTGCGAATGCCGATACTCGGCGGACCGATAGAGGAGATAAAAGGAATCACGACGGGAGCATCGGTCTCCTTTTCACCCGACGGGCGGCAGATGGCGTTTACGCGGTCGCGTTCGTCTGAGAAGCAGACCCAGCTTTTGATCGCCGACGCGGACGGTAGCAACATGCGTGTCCTGCTAGGCGCGGATTACGGCAAGCGGTCCTTTGCTAACTTTAGTGCGAGTCCGGTCGCATGGTCGCCGGATGGAACGACGATAGCAGCCGCGATAAACGAGCATGATGAGGCAGGCGGTTCGCGGATCATACTTGTTGACCCAAGGGAAGGCGACGAAATATCTGTAGCGGACCATCGATGGGACATAATCGAAAATCTAACCTGGACCAACGCCGAGAATATCGCCTTCATTGCACATTCCATCGAGCCTTCGGCAAGCCAGATCTGGACAATTGCGGTGAGGACCGGTGCCGCCACTCAGGTCACAAACGACTTGAACGCCTACAACTGGCTTGCCAGTTCGGGCGGAAAACTCCTGGCCGTTCAAAAGCGTCCGACGTCAACGGTCGAGATCTTCGAGATAGATGAAAAAGCGAAGCGCGGCACCGGCCGCGAGATACTGCGCGAATCCGGTTTGATCGAACTCGTGGATTTCGGACCGGAAGGCGAGGTTCTCTATCTCTCACACGCGTCCGGCCGCCGCGAGCTGTGGCAAATTGAAGCCGACGGCAGCGGACAGCAGCAGCTCACCGTAAATGCTAACCCGACGTTTGGCATGGCAGTTTCGCCGGTCGATGGATCGATAGTTTTTGCGGCGACCGAAGATGGGAAGCACTTTTTGAAGATCGCTGACAAAGGGGGCAAGAATTTGCGGAAACTTTCTGAGGGGCCAGAGGATATGTTTCCCTCATTCTCGCCCGACGGACGATCTGTGGTTTTTCAGCGGGGGCTTCGCTCGCTTCCTTTGGTGGCTGAACGCATCGATCTTAACGATGGTTCGCGAACGCCAGTAGGCGAGAGCTACGCCGCACGGCCCAGGGTCTCGCCGGATGGATCGACTATTGCATATTATTTTATTGACACAGAAACAGATGGCCGATGGAAGATCGGGCTGATGTCGAGCGATGAGGGCAAATTTCTGGGCAAACTCACTATTCCGAGAACGATCGAGGAGCGTCAGTTGCGTTGGCATCCGAGTGGGAATTCGATCGGGCAGATCGTCTATGATGGCGATGATGTTGGACTCTTGCTGATCCCTATCAACGGCGGCGAGGCTGTACAGATCGCAGGGCTTGGCTCCGGGCGGACGAATTCATTCAACTGGTCGAAAGACGGCAAACGGATCGTGATATCAAATACACAGCACAGCCAGGACGTCGTGCGGATCTCATACTGA
- the recR gene encoding recombination protein RecR: MLDYSEPVARLIDEFKRLPGVGGKSAQRLAFYILRRPQSEVDNFIEALREVKEKIVFCSVCNNLTDVDPCLYCANPKRDRSVICILEEPYNLLAIEKTRSFKGLYHVLHGSLSPIRGIGPDELLIANLLPRLLPANNEGVEVTEVILATNPTTEGEATANYIARLLKPLGVRVTRIAMGMPVGSDLEYVDEVTMDKALSNRHEI; encoded by the coding sequence ATGTTGGATTATTCAGAGCCTGTCGCTCGGCTTATCGACGAATTCAAACGCCTGCCGGGCGTTGGTGGCAAGTCCGCTCAGCGGCTGGCGTTCTATATTCTCCGCCGGCCGCAGAGCGAGGTCGATAACTTCATCGAGGCGCTTCGCGAGGTAAAAGAGAAGATCGTTTTTTGTTCGGTTTGCAACAACCTTACCGACGTCGATCCATGCCTTTATTGTGCCAATCCGAAACGCGACCGCTCGGTCATCTGCATTCTTGAAGAGCCGTACAACCTGCTGGCGATCGAGAAAACCCGTTCATTCAAGGGGCTTTATCACGTGCTCCATGGCTCGCTTTCGCCGATCCGCGGCATCGGCCCGGATGAGCTTTTGATCGCCAATCTCCTGCCGCGTCTGCTTCCGGCAAATAACGAGGGCGTTGAGGTAACCGAGGTCATTCTCGCCACCAATCCTACGACCGAAGGCGAGGCGACGGCGAACTATATCGCCCGTCTGCTCAAGCCGCTCGGCGTCCGCGTCACGCGCATCGCGATGGGAATGCCGGTCGGCAGCGACCTTGAATACGTTGACGAGGTCACCATGGACAAGGCACTCTCGAACCGCCACGAGATCTAG
- a CDS encoding VCBS repeat-containing protein — MKFYRSVLTHLFTGAVLAVVSATAFAQETTLKRDLDTAFDRYEVTQIRLPESAVENGSFSLTVPAGGQNATLRLERHDLRAQDFIAEDTGPMGRTPLEMGVINTFKGSVDGVAGSEVRVSIGRDGIEGFFGTESGRFFIEPASKYSESAGPGLAVIYRAEDSKNGSDFWCESDIPSKIEYGKTLAASSSAEAVASLRRIDLATDADQAYVNIFGSAANANAEILSILNMVEGAYASELNLTIRVTFMHTWSVADPYNGANTSQMLDAFRIHWNANYSVFNYPRTAAHLFSGKSTAQSQGIAYLSVMCSNSSFAYGISGYISWAPGKYLISAHELGHNLGANHAEAAQGCSNTLMNSTLSGSTPVSFCPYSRNEITNFVSAYGQCMASVSSPRFDFDGDRRADIALFRPETGAWYLNRSQAGFEAFTFGAAGDAVVAEDYDGDGKADAAIFREGQWWMIRSGTNTIDVRSFGMAGDVPVPADFDGDGKADLAVFRPSNGVWYRLFSSTGSFTGAPFGQAGDIPMPGDYSGDGKADLSVFRPGGGVWFRLNSGNGNVVITQFGMLGDKPLTGDFDADGRLDVAVWRPATGAWYVLRSSNGSFYATTFGIASDVPAPADYDGDGKTDIAVYRPADGIWHRLNSSNGAYNAMQFGLPSDVPVQAR, encoded by the coding sequence ATGAAGTTTTATCGAAGTGTTCTCACACACCTTTTCACAGGTGCTGTTCTCGCCGTCGTGTCGGCAACGGCATTTGCTCAAGAAACAACGCTCAAACGCGATCTAGACACCGCTTTCGACCGCTACGAAGTCACCCAGATACGGCTGCCGGAATCAGCCGTGGAAAACGGGTCTTTCAGCTTAACGGTTCCCGCGGGCGGGCAGAATGCAACGCTCCGGCTTGAAAGGCACGATCTGCGCGCTCAAGATTTCATCGCCGAAGACACCGGCCCGATGGGCAGGACGCCGCTCGAGATGGGCGTTATCAATACCTTTAAGGGCTCGGTCGATGGCGTTGCGGGCTCCGAGGTTCGTGTCAGCATCGGCCGCGACGGGATCGAAGGATTTTTTGGAACGGAGTCTGGCCGATTTTTCATCGAGCCCGCCTCAAAATACAGCGAAAGTGCGGGGCCTGGACTCGCCGTAATTTACCGGGCGGAGGATTCGAAGAACGGGTCCGACTTCTGGTGCGAATCGGACATCCCGAGCAAGATCGAGTATGGCAAAACGCTCGCAGCGAGCTCATCGGCCGAGGCAGTGGCCTCGTTGCGGCGGATCGATCTTGCGACGGATGCCGACCAGGCTTACGTCAACATATTCGGAAGTGCAGCCAATGCGAACGCCGAGATACTAAGCATTCTGAACATGGTCGAGGGAGCTTATGCCTCTGAGCTGAACCTGACCATCCGTGTGACGTTCATGCATACGTGGTCGGTTGCTGATCCTTACAACGGAGCGAACACGTCGCAGATGCTCGATGCTTTTCGCATCCATTGGAACGCGAACTATTCGGTCTTCAACTATCCGCGCACCGCGGCACATCTTTTCTCCGGCAAGAGCACGGCCCAGTCTCAGGGCATCGCATATCTAAGTGTGATGTGCTCTAACAGCTCATTCGCCTATGGCATCAGCGGATATATCAGTTGGGCGCCGGGCAAATATCTTATCTCCGCCCACGAACTCGGCCACAACCTCGGGGCGAACCACGCCGAGGCGGCCCAGGGGTGCAGCAATACGCTTATGAACTCGACGCTGAGCGGCTCTACGCCGGTCAGTTTCTGCCCATATTCCCGCAACGAGATAACGAACTTCGTTTCTGCTTACGGACAATGTATGGCGTCCGTATCATCGCCGCGGTTCGATTTTGACGGCGATCGGCGAGCCGACATCGCACTCTTCCGGCCCGAAACAGGTGCATGGTATTTGAACCGCAGCCAGGCGGGCTTTGAGGCGTTTACGTTCGGAGCGGCAGGTGACGCGGTCGTTGCCGAAGACTATGACGGCGACGGCAAGGCCGACGCGGCAATTTTCCGAGAGGGACAGTGGTGGATGATCCGCAGCGGCACAAACACGATCGATGTCCGCAGCTTCGGAATGGCGGGCGACGTCCCGGTTCCGGCAGATTTTGATGGCGACGGCAAGGCCGATCTCGCGGTTTTCCGGCCCTCGAACGGCGTTTGGTACCGGCTCTTTAGTTCAACCGGCAGCTTTACCGGAGCACCTTTCGGCCAGGCCGGTGATATTCCGATGCCCGGCGATTACAGCGGCGACGGCAAGGCCGACCTTTCGGTCTTCCGGCCTGGGGGCGGTGTCTGGTTCCGGCTCAACAGCGGCAACGGAAATGTCGTTATAACGCAATTCGGAATGCTCGGCGACAAGCCGCTAACTGGCGATTTTGATGCCGACGGACGGCTCGACGTGGCCGTCTGGCGGCCGGCGACGGGAGCGTGGTATGTGCTCCGCAGCAGCAACGGCTCGTTCTATGCAACGACCTTCGGGATCGCCAGCGATGTTCCGGCACCTGCCGATTATGATGGCGACGGCAAGACCGATATCGCCGTCTATCGGCCAGCGGACGGCATCTGGCACCGGCTCAATAGCTCGAACGGTGCATACAATGCCATGCAGTTCGGGCTGCCGTCGGACGTTCCGGTTCAGGCAAGATAA
- a CDS encoding GerMN domain-containing protein, translating to MKPQLFQLLCVLPLVLLLLPIGAAAQTREVTVYFWEFNRDEPGDDMIPFKRVVDAKAPLRPTIEALIAGPTETEVAGKYSGVAYGDLKLSDVRVKGSTARIDFVREIRDDYYPGDLETLRFEATVIRTAKQFPNIKMVIVCVNGINEFGIGMVEDRPRPCPSK from the coding sequence ATGAAACCTCAGCTTTTCCAACTTCTCTGCGTCCTGCCACTAGTCCTTCTTCTATTGCCGATCGGCGCCGCCGCCCAGACGCGTGAGGTGACCGTCTATTTCTGGGAGTTTAACCGCGACGAACCGGGCGACGATATGATTCCGTTCAAACGCGTCGTCGATGCCAAGGCACCGCTTCGCCCGACCATCGAAGCTCTCATCGCCGGGCCGACCGAGACCGAAGTAGCCGGCAAATATTCCGGCGTTGCCTATGGCGACTTGAAGCTAAGCGATGTTCGGGTCAAAGGCTCGACCGCACGCATCGATTTTGTCCGCGAGATCCGCGACGACTACTACCCCGGCGATCTCGAAACGCTCCGCTTCGAAGCGACCGTCATTCGTACAGCGAAGCAGTTTCCGAACATCAAAATGGTCATCGTCTGCGTAAACGGCATAAACGAATTTGGGATCGGAATGGTCGAAGACCGGCCCAGGCCGTGTCCTTCGAAATAG